A window of Elusimicrobiota bacterium genomic DNA:
TTCGACCACGGCGTGGGCATGGGCAAGATCGCCCAGGTGTCCGGCGCGAAGATCGAGTATTTCCGCCCGAAGCCCGCGGGCGAGCGCATCGCCTCGGCCGCCGTCGGGGGCGCGCCGCTCGACGACGCGAGGCTCTACACGATCGTCACCTTGGATTTCCTGACGAGCGGCGGCGACGGCTACTCCGTCTTCGACCGCTTCGTCTCGTCGGAGGCGACGGGCGTGCTCGCCCGGGACGCCCTGGGCGCCTGCGCCCGCAAGCAGGGAGTCGTCAGCGCGCCCGCCGTCGGGCGCCTCAAGCTGAGGGAGAACTGACATGGTCTTCAAGGACGCGCGCGCGAAGGTCGAGAAAGGCTGGACCACCACGAAGAAGCTGCTCGCCATGATGAGCGTGTGGGGCCTGTTCTTCAGCCTCATCACCATCGGGCACCTGTCCGTGGCCTTCGATTACGACGACACCTTGGTCGACGCGTCGAAGGCCTACGAGAAGGCCTCCGGCGCCGCCGTCACCCGCGAGGGCCCCGCCTTCTGGGCCGCCCTCAACAACGCCTACGACCTCGAGTCCGTCAAGCTCGTCCCCTTCGGCCTCGCCTGCGCGCTGCGCGGCCTCGGCTTCCGGATCATGATCATGGCCGAGCGCCAGGGGACCGACGGCGACGCGCTGAAAAAAGAGTGGCGCAAGCTGTCGCCCCGCTCGTTCATCTTCACGCCCGACCCGACCGCCAAGCACCTGCACATGCAGGAGGGACACTTCGTCGCCTTCTTCGGCGACAGCGACCAGGACATGCTCGAGGCCAAGAAGGTCAACGTCCTCGGCGTCCGCATCAAACGCGGCAAGCGCGCGGTCAAGCGCGACTCCTACTCCCCCGGCAAGATGGGCGAGACCGTCATCCCCCTGTCCCAGTTCTAGCCGCCCCGCCGTCGGTGTCAGACATTCCGCTTTTTTCACTTTTTGCCAGGCCTGACCCCGTCATTTTGCCGTCGTTTTCCTTGCGAAGAGGCATTGACAGCCACCGGTTCATGGGGTAGAATTCCAGTCGAAGCCCGGAGACCGGGAAGTGTGGACAAATTGGCCACAAATGGAGACAAAATGGCATCCCCTTTGCGCCGTCCGCTGCTCGCCGGTAACTGGAAAATGAACCTGACCTTGGCTCAGTCCGTCGAGCTGGCTAAACTCGTCGCCGGTGGGGCCAATTCGGCCTCGGGCGAGGTCGCCGTGTTCGTGCCCGCGACCGCGATCACCGTCGTGGGCGAGGTGCTCAAGGGGACCTCGGTCCGCCTCGGGGCGCAGAACGGATACTTCGAGGCCTCGGGCGCCTACACCGGCGAGATATCGATGGGTCAGGTCAAGGACGCGGGCTGCTCCATGGTGCTGATCGGCCACAGCGAGCGCCGCAAGCTGTTCGGCGATACCGACGAGTGGATCAACAAGAAGCTAGGCGCGGCGCTGAAAGCGGGCCTGACCCCGGTCGTCTGCGTGGGCGAGACGCTCGAGGAGCGCGAGTCGCAGAAGACTTGGCGCGTGCTCGAGACGCAGATCGCGGGCGGCCTGAAGGGCTTCGCCCCCGCCGACCTGCCCAAGGTGGTCATCGCCTACGAGCCCGTGTGGGCCATCGGCACCGGCAAGACCGCCTCGCCCGCGCAGGCCCAGGAAGCGCACCTGTTCATTCGCGCCCAGCTGGCCAAGCTCCACGGCGACGGCTTCGCCGCGGGCACGCGCATCCTTTACGGCGGCTCGGTCACCGCGGAGAACGTGGATTCGCTGATGGCGCAGCCCGACGTGGACGGCGCTCTCGTCGGCGGCGCCTCGCTCAAGAAAGACTTCCTGCGCATCATGGGATTCCAAAAAGCGTGATCAGCCCGACCGAGATCGCCGGGCTCTCCGTCGAGATCGAAAAGCGCATGAAGCGCTCGAAGCTCGACATTCCCGCCGGCGTCTCGGTTAAGCACTGCCACCTCACGAAGGAGCATTTCAAGATATTGTTCGGCGCGTCCGCCGAGCCCAAGCGCGTCAAGGACATCAAGCAGCCCGGCTTCTACGCGGCCGAGGAGATGATCGACGTGAAGGGCCCCAAGGGCGTGCTCAAGAAGATCCGCCTCGTCGCTCCGTACCGCGACCACACCCAGATCGAGGTGGCGCTCACCGACGCGATGGCCATCGGCCTCAAGCCGCCGGTGCGCGAGTCGGGCGACGTGAAGGGGTCGGCGGGCGCGATCCTGATCGGTCCCGCGGGACAGGTGGAGATCAAGGAGGGCGTCATCATCGCCCAGCGTCATCTCCATTTCTCGCCGAGCGAGGCCAAGAATCTGGGGGTCGCGTCCGGCGAGGTCGTGCGCGTCCGCTGCGGCGCCGGCGGCGGGCGCTCCACCGTCTTCGAAGACGTCGTCGTGCGCGTATCGGACAAGTACAGCCTGGAATTCCATGTCGACACGGACGAAGCCAATGCCGCCGGGATCAAGACCGGCGACGTCGTACACATCGCGTAAGGAGAAAACTGAATGAACGCACTCGGAATGATCGAGACCCGCGGCCTGATCGCCTGCGTGGAGGCCGCCGACGCCGCCGTGAAGGCCGCCGACGTCCGCATCGTCGGCTACGAGAAGGTCGGCACCGGCCTCGTGACCGTGCTGTTCCGCGGCGAGGTCGCCGCGTGCAAGGCCGCCTGCGACTCCGGCGCCGCCGCCGCGCAGAAAGTCGGCGAGCTCATCGCCGTGCACGTCATCCCGCAGCCCCACCCCGACCTCGAGGGCAAGATGCCGATCTCTTCCCCCGAGACCTTGGCGCGCAAGAAGTAAGGAGCCAACATGATCTTCGCCCGCGTCACGGGCACCGTCGTCTGCACGTTAAAGGATGAGAAGCTGGTCGGATCGAAGCTGCTGCTGGTGCAGCCCGTCGATCTGGCCGGCGCCTCCAAGGGCAGCCCCCTCGTCGCCGTCGACTCCGTCGGCGCCGGCGAGGGGGAGCTCGTGCTTCTCGTGCAGGGATCGAGTGCCAGACAGACCACGCGCACCGAAGGCCGGCCCGTCGACGCGGTGATCTTCGCCATCGTCGACACGGTCGAAGCGAACGGAAAGACGGCGTTTAAGAAGTCCGAGGACGCGAATGCAAAGTGAAGAAATAGCACGCATCGTCTCCGAAGTGCTTAAGCGGTTGGAAAAAGAGGAGATGGGTTCCGTTCTGACCTCGAAGTCGTCGGAAGCTCCGGCAAGGTTCCCCAATCCGTTGCCGTTAAGATCATGTTCTTCCGTCGTTTACCCGTCCGTAGACGCCGCCGTTCAAGCCGCGGTCGCCGCCCAAGGCGAATTTCAGGACCTCGGGCTGGAACTCAGACGCGAAGTGATCCGCGCCATGCGCAAGGCCGCCATCGCGAACGCCGAGCGCCTCGCGAAGATGGCCGTCGAGGAGACCGGCATGGGCCGTTGGCAGGACAAGGTCCAGAAGAACTTGGTATGTGCAACGCGTACGCCGGGCGTCGAGGATCTCGTCAGCCGCGCCTACACCGGCGACAAGGGACTGACCTTGGTCGAGTATGCGGCCTACGGCGTCGTCGCCGCGATCACGCCGTCGACCAACCCCGCCGCGACCATCATCAACAACGCGATCTCGATCATCGCGGCCGGCAACGCCGTCGTCTTCGCGCCGCACCCCGCCTCCTTCAAGACCTGCGTCGAGACCATGCGCCTGCTCTGCGAGGCCGCCGTCGCCGCCGGCGCGCCCGCCGGCCTCATCACGACCTGCGACAAGCCGTCCCAGGACAACACGAAGAACCTGCTCGCCCATCCCGACACGCGCGTGAACATGGTCACCGGCGGCCCCGCGATCGTGAAGGTCGCGATGACGGTGGGCAAAACGTGCAAGACCATCGCGGCCGGCCCGGGAAACCCGCCTGTCGTCGTGGACGAGACCGCGGTCTTCCCGAAGTGCGCGGAAGACGTGATATTCGGCGCGAGCTTCGACAACAACGTCCTCTGCACCGCGGAGAAGGAAGTCATCGTCACCGCCGCGGCCCGCGACAGATTTCTCGCCGGAATGCGCGGCGACCGTCGAGCTTTCGAGCTCAGCGCCGCTCAGACCGAGGCGTTGGTGAAGCTCGTCATCAAGGCGGGGGGGCGTGGATGCAAGGACCCGGTCCTCAACCGCGACTTCGTCGGTAAAGACGCGTCGGTCTTGGCCAAAGGAATAGGTTTGGAGATCCCCAAGGAAGCCCGTCTTCTCTGGGCGGAGGTCCCTAACGACCATACGCTGGTCTGGACCGAACAGCTCATGCCGTTCTTGCCGGTGACCGTGGCTCGTGACGTCGACGCCGCCATCGACCTCGCCGTGCAAGCTGAAGGAGGGCATCGGCATACCGCCGCGATGCACTCCACCAACGTCGCCAACCTCACCAAGATGGGGCGGGCGATGCAGTGTTCCATCTACGTCAAGAACGCGCCCACCTTGTACGGGCTCGGCCTCGGCGAAGGCTACGCCACGATGTCGATCGGCACGCCGACCGGCGACGGGCTGACCAAGGCCTCACATTTCGCGCGCCCGCTGCACTGCGCGCTCGTCGGATACTTCCGGATCGCGTAAGGAGAACCATGCTCGCCAACCTCGCCGTCGGATTCCTCGAATCATCCTCGATCGCCAAGGGCATCGAGGCGACGGACGCCATGGTCAAGATGGCGTCGATCAAGCTCGCGAAGACGACGATCGTCGCGCGCGGCAAGTACATCATCTTCGTGACCGGCGCCCTGGGTGAGGTGGAAAGCTCGATGCGCGCGGGCCGCGAGGTCTTGGGAAAAACGCTGGTGGACGAGGTCCTCATCCGCAACGTCCACAACCAGGTCGTCGCCGCCCTCGACAAGCGCGTCCCCGTCGAGGTCCTCGGCGCGGTCGGCATCATCGAGACGAAGGAGGCGATCGCGGCCGTGCTCGCCGCCGACGCGGGCGCCAAGGCCGCCAACGTCCACCTCATCGAGGTGAAGACCGTCGTCGGCGGAGGCAAGGGCTACGTGACGCTGTGCGGCGAGGTGGGCGACGTGCGCACCGCCGTCGCGGCCGGCATCAGCGCCATCCGCAAGGACCTGATCGTCAGCCACGTGATCATCCCGCAGGCCGACCCCCAGCTCCTCGCGACGGTGGGAAAATAGGATGAAAGCGGCCGCCGTCCTCGCGGTGACCTTGGCGCTCGCGGCCCCGGCCGCGGCCAAGGACATCCGCGTGGCGGCCGACGGCTCGGGCGACTACAAGAAGCTGTCGAAGGCGCTCGACAAGGCCGTCCCCGGCGACGTGATCATCCTCAAAAAAGCGTCGGGCGTGGTGGGCGCCATCCTGAAGGCCGAAGGCGCCGGATTCCTCATCGAAGGCACCGTGGCGGGCAGCCCCGCCGAAGCGGCCGGCCTCAAGAAAGGGGACCGCCTCCTGGCCGTCGACGGGGTCCCGACCGCCTCCCGCTCCCTGCCCGAGGTCGTGATGCGGGTGCGCGGGCCCGTCGGCACGACCGTGGAGCTCACCGTGGCCGGCGCGTCGGGAGAGCGCGTGGTGCCGATCGTGCGCGGCGAGATCCGCCGCGAGATCAAGGACGAGCTGTCCAAGATGCGCATCGCCCAGGAAGAGGAGGATTTCGACGCCGCCGCGGACTACGCGCAGAAGCTCGCGGAGGGCGGAGCCCTCGACGCCCAGGCCCTTCTCGCGTTCCTCTACCACAACGGTCAGGGCGTGAAGAAAGACCCGAAGAAGGCCTTCTTCTGGGCCGCTCGGGCCGCGGAGAGCGGGGACGCCCCGGCCCAGCGCCTGCTGGGCCTGTTCTATCAGCACGGCACGGGGACCGCGCAGGACCAGGCCCAGGCCCTGTACTGGCACAAGAAGGCCGTCGAGAAGAACGACGCGTACGCCATGCTCAATCTCGCCGCCGCCTACGAGAACGGCTGGGGCGTCCAGGCCGACCCGGCCGCGGCTCTCGAACTCTGCCGCCGGGCCCTCAAGCAGCAGCTGATCCCGGCGAGCGCCGCCGACGCGCAGAGCCGCGTGGCGCGCTTGGAGGCGAGACTCAAGGCGTCCGATCTCGCCGCGGTGAACGCCGCCGTCCGCGGCGCCGCCGCGCCCGCCCCCGTCGCGCCGCCGGCTCCCGCCGCGATCCGCTCCGACGTCGACGATCTTCCCGCGCAGGGCGCCGCCCGGCCCCACGCCGTCGCCGTCGTCATCGGCGTCGAGCGCTACCGCGAGAACCTCCCCAAGGCCGACTTCGCGGCGGGCGACGCCAGGCTCGCGGGCGAATATTTCCGCCGCGTCCTCGGGGTCGCCGAGGAGAACATCGTCGTCCTGACCGACGACCGCGCCACGAAGAGCGACTTCGAGAAGTATTTCGAGCAGTGGCTGCCCAATCACGCCGACAAGGACTCCGAGGTGTTCGTGTTCTTCTCCGGGCACGGCGCGCCGGATCCCGCGAAGGGCGACGCCTATCTCGTCCCCTACGACGGCGACCCGACCTACATCAAGCAGACCGGCTACTCGGTCAAGCGGCTGTACGCCTTGCTCGGCAAGCTCCCGGCCAAGAGCGTGACCGTGGCGCTGGACTCGTGCTTCTCCGGCGCGGGCGGCCGCTCGGTACTGGCCAAGGGCGCGCGCCCGCTGGTGACGGTCCGGA
This region includes:
- a CDS encoding triose-phosphate isomerase — protein: MASPLRRPLLAGNWKMNLTLAQSVELAKLVAGGANSASGEVAVFVPATAITVVGEVLKGTSVRLGAQNGYFEASGAYTGEISMGQVKDAGCSMVLIGHSERRKLFGDTDEWINKKLGAALKAGLTPVVCVGETLEERESQKTWRVLETQIAGGLKGFAPADLPKVVIAYEPVWAIGTGKTASPAQAQEAHLFIRAQLAKLHGDGFAAGTRILYGGSVTAENVDSLMAQPDVDGALVGGASLKKDFLRIMGFQKA
- the pduL gene encoding phosphate propanoyltransferase, with the translated sequence MKRSKLDIPAGVSVKHCHLTKEHFKILFGASAEPKRVKDIKQPGFYAAEEMIDVKGPKGVLKKIRLVAPYRDHTQIEVALTDAMAIGLKPPVRESGDVKGSAGAILIGPAGQVEIKEGVIIAQRHLHFSPSEAKNLGVASGEVVRVRCGAGGGRSTVFEDVVVRVSDKYSLEFHVDTDEANAAGIKTGDVVHIA
- a CDS encoding BMC domain-containing protein, with the protein product MNALGMIETRGLIACVEAADAAVKAADVRIVGYEKVGTGLVTVLFRGEVAACKAACDSGAAAAQKVGELIAVHVIPQPHPDLEGKMPISSPETLARKK
- a CDS encoding EutN/CcmL family microcompartment protein, with the protein product MIFARVTGTVVCTLKDEKLVGSKLLLVQPVDLAGASKGSPLVAVDSVGAGEGELVLLVQGSSARQTTRTEGRPVDAVIFAIVDTVEANGKTAFKKSEDANAK
- a CDS encoding aldehyde dehydrogenase codes for the protein MQSEEIARIVSEVLKRLEKEEMGSVLTSKSSEAPARFPNPLPLRSCSSVVYPSVDAAVQAAVAAQGEFQDLGLELRREVIRAMRKAAIANAERLAKMAVEETGMGRWQDKVQKNLVCATRTPGVEDLVSRAYTGDKGLTLVEYAAYGVVAAITPSTNPAATIINNAISIIAAGNAVVFAPHPASFKTCVETMRLLCEAAVAAGAPAGLITTCDKPSQDNTKNLLAHPDTRVNMVTGGPAIVKVAMTVGKTCKTIAAGPGNPPVVVDETAVFPKCAEDVIFGASFDNNVLCTAEKEVIVTAAARDRFLAGMRGDRRAFELSAAQTEALVKLVIKAGGRGCKDPVLNRDFVGKDASVLAKGIGLEIPKEARLLWAEVPNDHTLVWTEQLMPFLPVTVARDVDAAIDLAVQAEGGHRHTAAMHSTNVANLTKMGRAMQCSIYVKNAPTLYGLGLGEGYATMSIGTPTGDGLTKASHFARPLHCALVGYFRIA
- a CDS encoding BMC domain-containing protein, yielding MLANLAVGFLESSSIAKGIEATDAMVKMASIKLAKTTIVARGKYIIFVTGALGEVESSMRAGREVLGKTLVDEVLIRNVHNQVVAALDKRVPVEVLGAVGIIETKEAIAAVLAADAGAKAANVHLIEVKTVVGGGKGYVTLCGEVGDVRTAVAAGISAIRKDLIVSHVIIPQADPQLLATVGK
- a CDS encoding SEL1-like repeat protein, which translates into the protein MKAAAVLAVTLALAAPAAAKDIRVAADGSGDYKKLSKALDKAVPGDVIILKKASGVVGAILKAEGAGFLIEGTVAGSPAEAAGLKKGDRLLAVDGVPTASRSLPEVVMRVRGPVGTTVELTVAGASGERVVPIVRGEIRREIKDELSKMRIAQEEEDFDAAADYAQKLAEGGALDAQALLAFLYHNGQGVKKDPKKAFFWAARAAESGDAPAQRLLGLFYQHGTGTAQDQAQALYWHKKAVEKNDAYAMLNLAAAYENGWGVQADPAAALELCRRALKQQLIPASAADAQSRVARLEARLKASDLAAVNAAVRGAAAPAPVAPPAPAAIRSDVDDLPAQGAARPHAVAVVIGVERYRENLPKADFAAGDARLAGEYFRRVLGVAEENIVVLTDDRATKSDFEKYFEQWLPNHADKDSEVFVFFSGHGAPDPAKGDAYLVPYDGDPTYIKQTGYSVKRLYALLGKLPAKSVTVALDSCFSGAGGRSVLAKGARPLVTVRTDAPPARVTVLAAAAGDQISNSYQEQGHGLFTYFLLKGLKEKGDFKSAYDYLGPEVSRTARRKYNSDQTPQWRDGK